From Acidicapsa acidisoli, the proteins below share one genomic window:
- a CDS encoding alpha-L-fucosidase produces the protein MDRISQIEDIDQMNQDSMTQGLLTRRNILKGTGAAMLAIAATSAPGVTAMASAQDTKSSTPEPGEGTRAQRLVWWRASRFGMFIHFGVYSTIGRHEWEMEDEAIPVAEYAPHAVTFHPRAGSPAAWAKLAKQAGMRYMVLTTKHHEGFCNFDTKLTNYNAAKQGPGRDVVREYVEAARAEGLRVGFYYSLMDWHHPDGAKCATDEEARKRFVEYTHGLIRELLTNYGKIDVLWYDVAWPLDANGWESIRMNKMIFELQPEIVVNNRNKLTGDFSTPEQRIVAETGGRAWESCMTMNDSWGYQAADDNWKNSRIILRNLITCARDDGNYLLNIGPKPDGSIPEPSVRALREVGEWLQTNGHTIYETDICQVRRSNYASFTRKGNTLYMHVHFWPGEYVAISGLRVKVKAAKLVKTGEAVALSQDEFRVRFTGLPMEAPDYPLTTIAIECDSEPHQDTDYVRVNKPRMGV, from the coding sequence ATGGATCGAATAAGTCAAATAGAAGATATCGATCAAATGAATCAAGACTCGATGACACAAGGCTTACTTACGCGCCGCAACATCCTGAAAGGAACTGGTGCAGCCATGCTGGCCATTGCTGCAACAAGCGCTCCTGGAGTGACCGCAATGGCGTCTGCACAGGACACCAAGAGCTCAACGCCGGAACCGGGAGAGGGGACTCGTGCGCAACGCCTGGTCTGGTGGAGGGCCTCGCGCTTCGGTATGTTCATCCACTTTGGCGTGTACAGCACAATTGGGCGGCATGAGTGGGAGATGGAGGATGAAGCCATCCCGGTGGCGGAATATGCGCCTCATGCGGTGACGTTTCATCCCCGAGCGGGTTCACCGGCTGCATGGGCCAAGTTGGCCAAGCAGGCAGGCATGCGGTACATGGTGCTGACCACCAAGCATCATGAGGGATTTTGCAATTTCGATACGAAGTTGACCAATTACAACGCCGCGAAGCAAGGTCCGGGACGGGACGTGGTGCGCGAATACGTCGAGGCCGCGCGTGCTGAGGGTTTGCGCGTAGGTTTCTATTACTCGCTCATGGACTGGCATCATCCCGATGGTGCGAAGTGTGCAACGGATGAAGAGGCGCGCAAGCGGTTTGTGGAATATACGCACGGACTCATTCGCGAGTTGTTGACGAACTACGGGAAGATCGATGTGCTGTGGTATGACGTCGCGTGGCCCCTGGATGCGAATGGCTGGGAGTCCATTCGGATGAACAAGATGATCTTTGAACTGCAGCCGGAGATTGTGGTGAACAATCGCAACAAGCTCACGGGAGATTTCTCGACGCCGGAACAAAGAATCGTTGCGGAGACTGGCGGGCGCGCTTGGGAGTCCTGCATGACGATGAATGATAGCTGGGGCTATCAGGCGGCGGACGACAACTGGAAGAACTCCCGGATTATCCTGCGCAACCTGATTACTTGTGCGCGCGACGATGGCAATTATCTGCTAAATATCGGCCCCAAGCCGGACGGCTCCATTCCGGAGCCGAGCGTTCGTGCTCTGCGCGAAGTGGGGGAATGGCTGCAAACCAATGGCCATACGATTTACGAAACCGATATCTGCCAGGTGCGCCGCTCCAACTACGCTAGCTTCACACGCAAGGGCAACACGCTCTACATGCACGTACATTTCTGGCCCGGTGAGTATGTGGCTATCTCTGGTCTGCGGGTCAAGGTAAAGGCAGCTAAGCTGGTCAAGACTGGAGAAGCCGTTGCATTGAGCCAGGATGAATTCCGGGTGCGTTTTACCGGGCTGCCGATGGAGGCTCCGGATTATCCGCTGACAACCATCGCCATCGAATGTGACTCGGAACCGCATCAGGACACCGACTATGTGCGAGTGAACAAACCGCGCATGGGTGTTTAA
- a CDS encoding carboxypeptidase-like regulatory domain-containing protein, translating to MQDRTKGFLRQAGSVFPGLRLVSLLSLLFLLVAGSARAQVSTASVNGVIRDPKGAVVAGATIVLQNTDTSVEHTSITNNAGEYVILNVSPGRYTIQANANGFNPQKTDAFVLTVDQTATFDFSLTIGTATQVVTVDATTSAQLDVSSASLGTVIETKQVNDLPLNGRNFTALLSLTPGVVPIMVGQNSGMNGNGGFGAAVAIGSDYSFPAINGQTGRSNFFLMDGLYNYGSIESTYAVAPIIDAIQEFKVVSHTDSAEFGGVLGGVVNVVTKSGTNELHGTAWEYIRNTAFDAKNYFLPVGTPKAFYHQNQFGASGGGPVVIPKLYHGKNKTFFFGAYQGYRYSTPSNNELLVPTAAELAGNEADNQQLPIYNPFDTTCVATSGDPCGTFSRPAFAGNQIPSNLINPAMVAWAKFVFPAAGPCLKLETSGFCAANALDTTPTTQVQNEFNVRGDQNFGARDSAWFRYSFINSTVNQSGGLPGLPTHHIIDARDWGGSYVHIFSPTRIGQIQFARATVVDDSTTRFTASTADVLSTVGFSSGFVSGFAAAHGGSLLPGPGVSGFANGSESIDDTPKATDTDELRGTFTEIRGSHEIKFGIGFDTANFASPLAQIGMGFGSVQTADPELSTPTGDALSSFLLNVPNSGASRRDVNEQERPGGLLSAFLQDSWKTTRRLTLNFGLRYDYPFLPRYGTAATVGQHGGPETGDMDWDTGNFIVQQLPPLCAVRGYAPCIPGTGLPAHVIVSQNGKITHNVHTNYGPRVGFAYKVDEKTVVHGAFGIVYDDWAAVTQMAQNFEGSWPDIGQEIAGSLTNVPTSTQLTPTVTAQNPFAASGNALFPPATPFGSNQWYFDPHIKNPYSEQWNFGVQRQLSGSLALRVDYVGSTTHRANVGGLYNTALTPGPGDTQPREPYPYSIPTFYDHSVGTGSYNALQVQLDKRYTSGFSYQVAYTWAKSLTVDDGWFGIEGQVPQNPYDPLASRGPSSTNIPNLFVANGLYAVPVGPGQRFSTGNRIADYILGNWQLNEIFTWRNGQNFTVLDETDQANTGNSASYERANVVGDVHRSPHTQAEWFNTAAYAVPALYTYGNGGTNTQQDQRWINLDSSVIRSFPIWHEKQFEFRAEAFNVFNHPIFGQPGNDINNPKNFGQIGTSQANSNRQLQLSGKIVF from the coding sequence ATGCAAGATCGTACAAAGGGTTTTCTACGGCAGGCCGGGAGTGTGTTTCCCGGACTGCGCCTGGTCAGTCTCCTCAGCCTTCTTTTCCTGCTGGTTGCGGGTTCGGCACGAGCTCAAGTCTCAACCGCCTCCGTGAACGGTGTGATCCGAGACCCCAAAGGGGCAGTGGTTGCCGGCGCAACCATCGTCCTGCAGAACACAGACACCTCGGTCGAGCACACTTCGATCACGAATAACGCCGGCGAATACGTAATTCTCAACGTCAGTCCGGGTAGATACACCATCCAGGCCAACGCCAATGGTTTTAATCCGCAAAAGACCGATGCCTTTGTCCTCACCGTCGATCAAACTGCGACCTTTGATTTTTCCCTGACCATTGGTACAGCGACGCAGGTGGTCACGGTCGATGCAACCACCTCGGCCCAACTGGATGTATCCAGCGCCAGCCTGGGTACGGTGATCGAGACCAAGCAGGTCAACGATCTCCCTCTGAATGGCCGTAACTTCACCGCGCTTCTTTCGCTCACTCCCGGCGTGGTTCCCATCATGGTCGGGCAGAATTCGGGAATGAACGGGAATGGCGGCTTTGGCGCTGCTGTCGCTATCGGATCGGATTACTCTTTCCCCGCGATCAACGGGCAGACCGGCCGCAGCAACTTCTTTCTGATGGACGGCTTGTATAACTACGGGTCGATCGAAAGCACGTATGCAGTTGCGCCGATTATCGACGCCATTCAGGAATTCAAGGTGGTTTCGCACACCGATAGTGCGGAGTTCGGCGGGGTGCTCGGCGGCGTGGTCAATGTGGTCACCAAGAGCGGCACCAATGAGCTTCACGGAACGGCATGGGAATACATCCGCAATACGGCCTTTGATGCAAAGAACTACTTCCTGCCAGTGGGCACCCCTAAGGCCTTCTATCATCAGAACCAGTTTGGCGCCTCGGGCGGCGGACCTGTCGTGATTCCCAAGCTCTATCACGGCAAGAACAAGACCTTTTTCTTCGGCGCATATCAGGGATACCGGTATTCAACGCCAAGCAATAATGAGTTGCTGGTGCCAACCGCGGCGGAGTTGGCCGGCAATGAGGCGGACAATCAGCAACTACCGATCTACAATCCCTTTGATACAACATGCGTTGCGACTTCCGGTGACCCCTGCGGCACTTTCTCGCGTCCGGCGTTTGCGGGCAACCAGATTCCCTCCAACCTGATTAACCCAGCCATGGTCGCCTGGGCAAAGTTTGTCTTCCCGGCGGCAGGTCCTTGTTTGAAGCTGGAGACGAGCGGCTTTTGCGCAGCTAACGCTCTCGATACCACCCCGACAACTCAGGTCCAGAATGAATTCAATGTCCGCGGTGACCAGAATTTTGGAGCAAGGGATTCGGCGTGGTTCCGCTATAGCTTTATCAACAGCACGGTCAACCAATCTGGAGGACTGCCAGGTCTACCGACTCACCACATTATTGACGCGCGCGACTGGGGCGGCAGCTACGTCCACATCTTCAGCCCGACCCGCATTGGGCAGATACAATTTGCACGCGCAACCGTTGTCGACGACTCCACTACGCGCTTTACAGCCTCGACGGCGGATGTTCTCAGTACTGTTGGCTTTTCAAGCGGCTTCGTGAGCGGCTTTGCCGCGGCTCACGGAGGTTCCTTGCTCCCAGGTCCGGGTGTCAGCGGATTTGCGAACGGAAGCGAAAGCATTGACGACACCCCCAAGGCCACCGACACCGATGAACTGCGTGGCACTTTTACGGAAATCCGCGGAAGCCACGAAATCAAGTTTGGCATCGGATTCGATACCGCCAACTTTGCCAGTCCGCTGGCCCAAATTGGAATGGGCTTTGGATCTGTGCAAACAGCCGATCCCGAGCTTTCTACCCCCACGGGTGACGCCCTTTCCTCCTTTCTGCTGAACGTTCCCAATAGCGGAGCCAGTCGCCGCGACGTGAATGAGCAGGAGCGGCCCGGCGGTCTCCTGAGCGCCTTCCTCCAGGATTCCTGGAAGACAACGCGTCGACTCACTTTGAATTTTGGATTGCGTTACGACTATCCCTTCCTGCCGAGGTATGGAACCGCCGCAACCGTAGGCCAGCATGGAGGGCCCGAAACCGGCGATATGGATTGGGATACCGGTAATTTCATCGTGCAGCAGTTGCCCCCTCTCTGCGCAGTTCGAGGCTATGCGCCCTGTATCCCTGGAACGGGACTGCCGGCCCATGTGATCGTAAGCCAGAATGGAAAGATCACCCACAACGTCCATACCAACTACGGGCCACGGGTGGGCTTTGCCTACAAAGTCGATGAGAAAACAGTAGTCCACGGCGCTTTCGGAATCGTCTACGATGACTGGGCTGCGGTAACTCAAATGGCCCAGAATTTTGAGGGTTCCTGGCCCGATATCGGGCAGGAGATCGCAGGCTCCCTTACCAATGTTCCAACCTCCACCCAGCTTACGCCGACTGTGACCGCGCAGAATCCGTTTGCGGCGAGCGGAAACGCACTCTTCCCGCCTGCGACACCATTCGGCAGTAACCAGTGGTACTTTGATCCTCACATCAAGAACCCCTATTCCGAGCAGTGGAACTTCGGTGTGCAGCGGCAGTTGAGTGGTTCCCTGGCATTGCGGGTGGATTACGTCGGGTCCACGACGCATCGCGCCAACGTCGGAGGCTTGTATAACACGGCGCTCACGCCGGGTCCCGGAGATACACAACCGAGAGAGCCTTATCCCTACAGCATTCCGACTTTCTACGACCACAGTGTCGGCACAGGCAGCTACAACGCCCTCCAGGTGCAATTGGACAAGCGCTATACCAGCGGCTTCTCGTACCAGGTAGCCTATACATGGGCCAAGTCGTTGACGGTAGACGACGGCTGGTTTGGCATCGAGGGGCAAGTGCCGCAGAATCCGTACGATCCGCTGGCTTCCCGTGGGCCGTCCTCGACCAATATTCCCAATTTGTTTGTTGCGAATGGTCTCTATGCCGTCCCTGTCGGCCCCGGCCAGAGGTTTTCAACGGGCAACCGGATAGCCGACTACATACTCGGTAACTGGCAACTGAACGAGATATTCACCTGGCGCAATGGGCAGAACTTTACTGTGCTCGACGAAACGGATCAAGCCAATACTGGAAACAGTGCTTCCTATGAGCGCGCCAATGTAGTGGGAGATGTCCACAGGAGCCCACACACCCAAGCTGAATGGTTCAATACGGCAGCCTACGCGGTCCCTGCGCTATATACGTATGGAAACGGGGGCACCAATACGCAGCAGGATCAAAGGTGGATCAATCTCGATTCCTCGGTCATCCGATCGTTCCCCATATGGCACGAGAAGCAATTCGAATTTCGCGCAGAAGCCTTCAACGTCTTCAACCATCCGATCTTTGGCCAGCCTGGCAACGATATCAACAACCCCAAAAACTTCGGTCAGATTGGCACCAGTCAGGCGAATAGTAATCGACAACTTCAGTTGAGCGGCAAGATCGTATTCTGA
- a CDS encoding LacI family DNA-binding transcriptional regulator has translation MTIRMKDIAKELGLSQATVSKVLRDHPDIGETTRQRVLERVKELDYQPNSLARSLVTGRSYLIGLVAPSLLHPFFAEIALALSRSVRDKGYSLIVSSSEEDPELEKEEISRLLGRRLDALIIASSGANLEQFERMDSKAQPYVLIDRDLTGLTANFVGINDEKAGRLATEHLIDMGCRRVAHIRGQDNSTGIGRFEGYKQALRHHGIPFREDYVVRRSYVDTETTRQGAEAMRLLLERDPMPDGVFCFNDPLAIGAMSTILEAGLRIPEDIALIGCGNLPNNHCLRVALSSIDQQSQMIGQRAAELVLNLIESKQIPRARTIILEPTLVARSSTQRKLVPVM, from the coding sequence ATGACGATTAGAATGAAAGACATAGCGAAGGAACTAGGTCTCTCCCAGGCCACGGTTTCCAAGGTCTTGCGCGATCATCCTGATATTGGCGAGACGACCCGCCAGCGGGTGCTCGAACGAGTCAAAGAGTTGGACTATCAGCCGAATTCCCTCGCGCGCAGCCTGGTCACCGGGCGCAGCTATCTGATTGGCCTTGTTGCACCCAGCCTGCTCCACCCATTCTTCGCTGAAATTGCCTTGGCGCTCTCAAGGTCAGTCCGGGACAAGGGCTATTCTCTGATCGTGTCCTCATCGGAGGAAGATCCGGAACTCGAGAAAGAAGAAATTTCGCGGCTGCTGGGACGCCGTTTGGACGCGCTCATCATTGCCTCCTCCGGGGCGAATCTCGAGCAGTTCGAGAGAATGGACAGCAAGGCTCAGCCCTACGTGCTCATTGATCGCGACCTCACCGGCCTGACCGCTAATTTCGTCGGCATCAATGACGAGAAGGCCGGACGCTTGGCGACGGAGCATCTCATCGATATGGGCTGCCGCCGCGTGGCGCACATTCGGGGGCAGGATAACAGCACGGGCATTGGCAGATTCGAAGGCTACAAACAGGCTCTGCGCCATCACGGGATTCCCTTTCGGGAAGACTACGTCGTGCGCAGAAGCTACGTGGATACGGAAACGACACGGCAGGGCGCAGAGGCGATGCGGCTTCTTTTAGAACGAGATCCGATGCCCGACGGCGTATTCTGCTTCAACGATCCGCTCGCCATTGGAGCGATGAGTACCATCCTCGAAGCGGGTCTGAGGATTCCAGAAGACATCGCGCTGATCGGCTGCGGAAATCTGCCCAATAACCACTGTCTTCGAGTTGCGCTTTCGAGCATCGACCAACAGAGCCAGATGATCGGCCAGCGCGCCGCCGAATTGGTCCTCAACCTCATTGAATCCAAACAGATACCTCGCGCTCGGACCATTATTCTTGAACCGACGCTGGTGGCTCGCTCCTCAACCCAAAGAAAACTGGTCCCAGTCATGTGA
- a CDS encoding tetratricopeptide repeat protein gives MSWKDASPRRGTCLKLRRIVSAAFLPVTLTFLFWASPAQGQNDSSAAHTGQSEEGYIGSQACARCHGEIYRRYSQTSMGRSMSLVTPAFLENIPTSASFLHERLNRRFEVYSQEGKLYQTESGTDADGKESFRDTHQIEWIIGAGMNGFGAIVRKDNFLFQAPLSFYSKPRNWLPTPGYEFTDLGFNRPITPGCIFCHSGRPNSVAGTNGKFESESFSELAIGCERCHGPGADHAQSMRQTSALAETKSASAKPLISRIVNPANLTPYLADNICMACHQTGDVRVLKPGKTYQDVHPGVPLDDTLSILLVPPTRESPPSANHVEHYYSMTLSKCYRASQGRMSCITCHDPHVEPSREGASAYFASKCLTCHTDQSCKAPIATRMQRKPVNDCIGCHMPKRDIQVISHSSATNHRIVATPDEPFPDITFRQTTTALPDLIHLNPAPGKESVPLPLLSLLSAYGELAESSPEYVAPYLRVLGQLEQKQPDDPLVQASLGRKSLKSGDFQTAVVHLRRALQLGTPAATTYADLADALAHLGQTEEALSLIEQSITLDPFNPVIRKMLVIRLIETKQYAKAHDALERYLEIFPQDDFMRKMLARAEGKNPQP, from the coding sequence ATGAGCTGGAAAGATGCTTCTCCTCGGCGAGGTACTTGTCTGAAACTACGGCGGATAGTATCGGCGGCGTTTCTGCCCGTCACCCTGACATTTCTGTTCTGGGCAAGCCCGGCGCAGGGACAGAACGACTCCTCCGCAGCTCATACAGGGCAGTCCGAGGAAGGTTATATCGGCTCACAGGCATGCGCGCGGTGCCATGGGGAGATCTATCGGCGATATTCGCAAACCAGCATGGGGCGTTCTATGTCCCTGGTTACACCGGCATTTCTCGAAAACATACCAACCTCCGCATCGTTCCTCCACGAGAGACTCAACCGGCGCTTTGAGGTCTACTCCCAAGAGGGAAAGCTCTATCAGACCGAATCCGGAACCGACGCAGACGGGAAGGAGAGCTTTCGAGACACCCACCAGATCGAGTGGATCATCGGAGCGGGCATGAATGGATTCGGGGCCATTGTCCGCAAGGACAACTTCCTCTTTCAGGCACCTCTCTCGTTCTATTCCAAGCCGAGGAACTGGTTGCCAACGCCCGGATATGAGTTCACCGATCTGGGATTCAACCGCCCGATCACGCCCGGCTGCATCTTCTGTCACAGTGGCCGGCCAAATTCCGTAGCCGGAACCAACGGAAAATTCGAGAGTGAATCTTTCTCGGAGCTCGCCATTGGGTGCGAACGATGCCATGGTCCCGGAGCCGATCACGCGCAATCGATGCGCCAAACGAGTGCTCTGGCTGAAACCAAATCCGCATCTGCGAAACCTCTCATCAGCCGGATTGTGAATCCAGCCAACCTTACTCCCTACCTTGCCGACAACATCTGCATGGCCTGCCATCAGACCGGCGATGTGAGAGTTCTCAAGCCAGGAAAGACGTATCAGGATGTCCACCCCGGAGTTCCACTCGACGACACGCTCTCGATCCTGCTGGTTCCGCCAACGCGCGAATCACCACCGTCTGCGAACCATGTCGAGCACTATTACTCCATGACACTGAGCAAGTGCTACCGCGCAAGCCAGGGCCGCATGAGCTGCATTACCTGCCACGATCCTCATGTCGAGCCGTCCCGCGAGGGGGCCTCCGCGTATTTCGCCAGCAAATGCCTCACTTGTCATACCGATCAAAGCTGCAAGGCGCCTATCGCCACCCGTATGCAGCGAAAACCCGTCAACGACTGCATCGGCTGCCATATGCCGAAGCGCGATATACAGGTCATCTCCCACTCCAGCGCCACCAACCACCGCATCGTAGCGACACCAGACGAACCGTTCCCAGACATCACCTTCCGCCAGACAACCACAGCGCTGCCTGACCTGATCCATCTCAATCCAGCTCCGGGAAAGGAGTCAGTCCCTCTTCCGTTGCTATCCCTGTTGTCGGCTTACGGAGAACTTGCAGAAAGCAGCCCGGAATACGTCGCGCCCTATCTTCGAGTTCTCGGCCAGTTGGAGCAGAAACAACCGGACGATCCGCTCGTCCAGGCATCGCTAGGACGTAAGTCCCTGAAGAGCGGAGACTTTCAGACCGCTGTCGTGCATCTCAGGCGTGCCCTGCAGTTGGGAACGCCAGCAGCAACCACGTATGCCGATCTAGCCGACGCTCTCGCTCATCTAGGACAAACGGAGGAAGCGCTGTCCCTGATCGAGCAGTCGATCACCCTGGACCCATTCAATCCCGTTATCCGGAAAATGCTGGTGATCCGCCTGATCGAAACAAAGCAATATGCAAAGGCGCACGACGCTCTCGAACGCTACCTCGAAATCTTCCCCCAGGACGATTTCATGCGCAAAATGCTGGCCCGCGCCGAAGGAAAGAATCCGCAGCCGTAA
- a CDS encoding CRTAC1 family protein — translation MSNATIRLNMEIHRLVAAPGRIRLLILPIALFLNLAISGSCYAQMGVATGNGTATPAKPLPPGMKPPVVRFEDIAAKAGLTGVNVSGAAKNKQYIVETTGTGVAIFDYDNDGLPDILLVNGDRFQKDGTSPTPLLYHNLGNFKFEDVTAKAGLAHSGWGQGVCAGDIDNDGNVDVFMTQWGQNVLYRNQGNGTFRDETEARGLGMAKTRWSTGCAFLDFNRDGALDLMVVHYIEFDPAKTPHPGERSQCEWKGLPVICGPRGLPGETISLYQNDGHGHFTDVSDRMHITTPKNYYCFTPLVADFDNDGWPDIFVACDSTASLYFHNLKGERFEEIGVQAGVAYNDEGREQAGMGVAAADFDHSGRFDIFKTNFADDTHTLYRNQGDNNFTDATIDSGLAVNTRYLGWGTAAIDIDNDGWQDLILANGHVYPEVDSGHTGETFQQKRLVYWNRGDKQFYDLSPMAGSGIAEAHSSRGLATGDLNNDGNEEIVIVNMGEAPSLLRNTAPLMGHSILIRALTASNRDAIGARVTVTANGQKQMDEVRSGGSYISQSDFRLHFGLGKATSADLSVRWLDGKTEAFSGVAAGQVVTIQEGKGIVKKQPYAVPKP, via the coding sequence GTGTCCAATGCTACAATTCGCCTGAATATGGAGATACACCGTCTCGTTGCTGCGCCCGGCCGCATCCGTCTGTTGATTCTTCCCATCGCATTGTTCCTGAATCTGGCCATAAGCGGCTCATGTTATGCGCAAATGGGTGTGGCCACCGGAAACGGAACGGCCACGCCTGCCAAGCCGCTGCCGCCGGGAATGAAGCCCCCGGTGGTTCGCTTTGAAGACATTGCGGCTAAGGCTGGGTTGACTGGCGTGAACGTCTCCGGCGCGGCGAAGAACAAACAGTACATCGTCGAGACGACCGGGACTGGAGTGGCGATTTTCGACTACGACAACGATGGCTTGCCGGACATTCTTCTGGTCAATGGCGATCGCTTTCAGAAGGATGGTACTTCGCCGACCCCTTTGCTCTACCACAACCTCGGTAATTTCAAGTTTGAGGATGTCACCGCGAAGGCTGGGTTGGCTCACTCAGGCTGGGGGCAGGGAGTTTGCGCCGGGGATATCGATAACGACGGAAATGTCGACGTGTTCATGACGCAGTGGGGCCAGAACGTTCTTTACCGCAATCAGGGGAACGGCACCTTTCGCGATGAGACGGAGGCTCGTGGGCTTGGCATGGCTAAAACCCGCTGGAGCACGGGCTGCGCATTTCTGGACTTCAATCGGGACGGCGCCCTGGATCTCATGGTGGTGCACTATATCGAGTTCGATCCTGCCAAGACGCCGCATCCGGGAGAGAGATCGCAGTGCGAATGGAAGGGATTGCCGGTTATCTGCGGCCCGCGTGGCCTGCCTGGAGAGACGATCTCTCTGTATCAGAATGACGGGCACGGCCACTTCACCGACGTATCGGACCGAATGCACATTACGACCCCTAAGAATTACTACTGCTTTACGCCGCTGGTGGCGGATTTCGACAACGATGGCTGGCCCGACATCTTCGTCGCCTGCGATTCCACGGCGAGTCTTTACTTTCATAACCTGAAAGGAGAGCGCTTCGAGGAGATCGGGGTGCAGGCGGGAGTGGCGTACAACGACGAAGGCCGCGAGCAGGCAGGAATGGGCGTAGCGGCAGCAGATTTCGACCATAGCGGGCGATTCGATATCTTTAAGACCAACTTCGCCGATGATACGCATACTCTCTATCGCAACCAGGGAGATAACAACTTTACAGATGCAACGATCGACAGCGGCCTTGCGGTCAACACCAGATATTTGGGATGGGGTACTGCGGCGATCGATATCGACAACGATGGATGGCAGGATCTGATTCTGGCTAATGGTCATGTATATCCCGAAGTAGATTCCGGGCATACCGGCGAGACGTTTCAACAAAAGCGATTGGTCTACTGGAACCGTGGCGACAAGCAGTTCTATGATCTGTCTCCCATGGCTGGCAGCGGCATCGCAGAGGCACATTCGTCTCGCGGCCTGGCCACCGGAGATCTGAACAATGACGGCAACGAAGAGATTGTGATCGTCAACATGGGGGAAGCTCCGTCCCTGCTCAGGAACACTGCTCCATTGATGGGGCATTCAATCCTGATTCGTGCACTGACCGCAAGCAATCGCGATGCGATCGGGGCGCGCGTTACTGTGACTGCGAATGGTCAGAAGCAGATGGATGAAGTCCGCAGTGGCGGATCTTACATTTCGCAGAGCGATTTCCGGCTGCACTTTGGCCTCGGCAAGGCGACTTCGGCGGATCTGTCGGTCCGGTGGCTCGATGGGAAGACCGAGGCATTTTCCGGAGTCGCCGCAGGGCAGGTCGTGACTATCCAGGAGGGCAAAGGCATCGTCAAAAAACAGCCTTACGCGGTTCCGAAACCCTAG